The genomic region AGCAGCCACGCACCGCGCTGCTGACTGTCGCCATCGTCATGCAGACCAGGACCAGCATGGTGCTGGCCAAAAGCTACTACCGCTTGATCGGCACCCTGGTCGGCATTGCCACCTCCGTGCTGCTGGTCGCCCTATTCGCGCAGGAACGCGTGCCCTTTCTCGTCTACCTGTCGCTATGGATCAGTTTCTGCACGGCTGGCTCCATTGTATTTCGGCACCACCAGTCCTATGCCTTTGTCCTGGCAGGCTATACGATCTGCATCGTCGGCCTGCCTGCCACGCTCAATCCCGGGCACACCTTCGATATCGCCATGACACGGCTTTCCGAGATCATGGTCGGGCTTGCGTGTGCCAGCCTGGTGAGCGCGCTCGTGTTTCCCCAGGGGGTCGGCGAGCTCCTGCGCAACGCCGTGCGCAAGCGTTTCCGCGACTTTTCCCGGCTGCTGTGCAGTCTGAACCGCGAGAAGCTGGATGAACCAGCCGGTCAGGCAGCGACGCTGCGCATGGCGAGCGATATATTCGAACTGGAAATATTCCATGCCTCCTCATCCATGGAAAGTAGCCACTCCCGTGCCTACCGCGAGCAGCTCAACATGCTGAACTCAGAATTCATGGCGGTCAGCACCAGTTTTCACTCTTTCGAACAATTGATGCGACGCCTGCATACAAGCGGTCACCCGCAGGTGGTAGACAGCCTGATGGTCCTGTTTGCCCCGATCCAGTCGGCGGTGCTGACCCACAGGCGTGAAGCGCAGGACGAGCTTGAAGCCAGGCAGGTAGCGCTCACTATCGATGCATTGGTGCAGCGATGGCCCACCCACCTGAACGAGGTCAGATCGTCACTGCCCAGCACGCTTACCGATAATGAGAAGCTGGATTTCGCTACCGGGGCGGAGCTGAGTCTGCGCATACTCTCGGAGCTGCATGCCTATGTTCATACCTACGCCAGCATGCGTAAACCAGAAAAAATGGGCATATCCAAACCCAGGCGCAGCCCGCGACTGGGCATGCACTTTGATCCGCTGGCCGCCTTGCTGGCAGGATTACGTGGGGGATTGGTGTTTGCGGTGATGTCCTTCCTCTGGATCGCCTGCGACCTGCGATCAGGCATTGAAGCCATCACCATCGCCACCATTGCGAGCACGCTGTTCGCCTCATCGCCGGCGCCCGGCAGGACGGTACGCCAATTCATCATCGGCGCTGTGATTGGCACGGCACTGCTTTATATATGCAACTTCCATCTGCTGACGCAGGCGCAAGGCTTCGTCATGCTAGCGCTGGCATTGTGCCCCGCGATCGCGATCGCGGCCTGGTTCACCACCAGGCCTGCCATCGCCGTCATTGGATCGGGCATCTTCATTGTCTTCTTCCTGCACATCGGCTTCAACAACGTGTTTGCCGCCGATCCGGTCAATTTCATTAACGAAGCGATCGCGGATCTGCTCGCCATCATGCTGGCAGGCCTCTTCTACAGTCTCATCGACCTGACCAACGACCTGTGGTCCCGCACCCGTGTCGCCCAGGCGTTGCGTGAGCTAATTCGGGATGCCTGCATCCAGACACCTCCGCCGGCGCGCGCCAAGCTTGAGGCCCATGCGCGGGAACTGCTCCTGCGCATGGGATCGGCACGCCGCGTGGCAGATGCCAAGGACAAGGAGGTGGTCGACTGGTTGCTGTCCACCCTGGAAATCAGCCAGGCCGTCATCGCACTACGTTTGGAATTAGACCGCACTGACGACGCCATCATTCGCAGCTCCATCGACCAAAGCCTGCTGCAACTGGCCCGGCTGTTCGCACAGCCCAGCAGCACGTTGCGGAGAAGCGCCATCACCTCGATCGCTGCCAGTATCGAATATCTGCAATCCAAGGCTCCCTTAGGCATCCCCAATCATGGGCAATTGCTCACCATGCTGCACTTCATCCATGGGGCGCTCCTGGACAAGGACTCGGTGCTCACACCCATCGCGCCGCTGGAGGATTCATCCATACCCGGAGCGCTGCGCCATGCCTAGAGAACTCGCCTTTCTCGATGCCTTGATGCCCACCCTGGTGCTGGCTTTCCTGGCCGCATTGATGCTGTATTGGCTGCTGGACAAGGCCCTGTTGTGGCTAGGCACCTATCAATTCATCTGGTATCGGGCACTGTTCCGCCTGGGCCTGTTTGTCTGCCTGTTCTGTTCGCTCGGGCTACTGATCTACTGACTGGAATGCATATGAAAGACCTTTACAAGCACATCCTGCGTATTTCTCTCACACTACTCGTCGTGGTGACCGCCGTGATCATGGGGCACATGCTCTGGGTACGCTACATGGACTCGCCATGGACACGTGACGGCAGGGTGCGTGCCGATGTCGTCAATATCGCCAGCGACGTCTCCGGCCTGGTCACCGAAGTCGTGGTGCACGACAACCAGTTCGTGAAAAAAGGCGACGTATTGTTCCGTATCGACGCCGAGCGCTACCACCATGCCCTGGAAGAGGCAGAAGCCAAGCTGGAGCAGCGCAAGATCAACCTCGCCCTCAAACGGGGGCAGTCCACGCGGCGCGCCATGCTCGACGACCAGGTGATTTCACGCGAGGACCGGGAGGATTCCGACCTGATCACGCTGGCAGCCAAGGCTGACCTTGACCAAGCCCGTGCCGAACTCGGCCATGCCAGACTCAACCTCGAGCGCACCGAGGTGCGGGCGCCTGTCGACGGCTGGGTATCCAACCTGCTGGTGCGGCCAGGAGATTATGCCCAGGCGGGCGAAGCCAAGCTCGCGTTGATCGACCAGAAATCCTACTGGGTCTACGGCTACTTCGAAGAGCACAAGCTCGCCCTCATCCATGTGAACGACCCGGCGGAAATCCGCATGCTGGGCACCGACTTCGTCCTGCACGGGCATGTCGAAAGCCTCGCGCGCGGCATCACCGACCGCGACAACCCAACCGATGTCAGGCTGCTAGCCAACGTCAACCCAAGCTTCAACTGGGTGCGCCTGGCCCAGCGCGTGCCGGTGCGCATCCATATCGACGACATTCCCGAAAACGCCGTGCTGGTCGCCGGCATGACCTGCTCAGTGATCATACATCCCGTCGTAAAAGCCACTAAAACGGCCATGCCCCCTGCTTGATTTCTCCCACAGCAAGAAGAGACATTGGCTGACTGCCATACACCTCACATTTGCGCACACTGAACGCTCCCAGGATTGCAGGAGAAGCGTCATGCCAGCAAAATCCAAGGCACAGCAAATGGCTGCCGGTGCCGCGCTCGCAGCCAAACGTGGAGAAGCCAGCAAAAAAGACCTGAAGGGAGCTTCACGGAGCATGGTCGAGAGCATGAGTGAACAGGAACTTGAGAAGCTCGCCTCCACCAAGCACAAGGGCAAGCCATACAAAGTGGAGCGCGATAGCCACTGATGAGGTAACGCAAGAACCGCAAGCCCTGCCTTGCGGACACTTGACGTAGGACGCGGTTACCCGACTTTGTAAGACTATTCCTACTTTAGCGAAAATCGCTGCTTATTTACTGGAATTATCGCGATATTCAGCGCTTTTGGCGCCTGCACGCCTCTCAGTTGCGCTACACTAACGCATCTTGAGATCTGCAGGATAAGCATTTCATGAGCGGTTATCAGGCTAATAATATCGATCAAACCAGTTTCAAGCGCATCCTGCGCCGCAACATCATGCTACCGCTCGGCGTCGGTATCGCGAGCGCTGCGCTTTTCGTCATCCTCATCTTCAACCTTCTGGACTCCATGAACTGGGTGGAGCACAGCGAACGCGTCATCGGCAAGGCCCAGGAAGTATCCAAGCTGGCGGTGGATATGGAAAGCGGGATGCGAGGCTACCTGTTGAGCGGCGATAACAGTTTCCTTCAACCCTACCTGCTGAGCAAACCCAAGATTCAGGCTGAAATCTCGGGATTGGCGTTGCTGGTCAAGGATAGCCCTGCCCAGACGGACCGCCTCAAGCGCACCCAGGCCTATATCGACCAATGGCATGAATACGCCAGCCAGATGATCAGCAAGCGGCAGGCCAGCGAGGATTTCATGCCCATACTACGTCAGGGCAACGGAAAAATGCAGTTCGACGCGATTCGCAATGAACTTGCCGCATTCGTCGCCGAAGAAGAACGCATACTCAAGACCAGGAGCGACAGCGCTCGCAAGACCACATCCTTTTCGCTGGCCTCCTACCTGTTGTTCGTGCTGGGGCTGACCGGGTTCCTGGGCTACTTTGGCCGCCGCGAGTTGCTGAGCCTCTCCCAAAATTATGAAGAAGTGCTGCGCCACCAGCAGGAACATGCCGATCACCAACAACGGCAAACCTGGTTGCGTACTGGCCAAACCGCGTTGGCTGAGCTAGGCATCGGGCAGATGGCATTACCGCAGCTGGGCCGCACCTCTCTCGACTTTCTGGCCCGATACATCGGCGCTCAGGTAGGCGCGATGTATGTACGCGAAGACGATGGCGCACTCAGGCGCTTTTCCACTTATGGCTTTAGCCCTGAGCACGAGCAGCAAGATTCTGTCATACGCGCTCATCAGGGTTTGCTGGGACAGGCCGTGGCAGAAAACCGCACCCTCGACCTTGACGACCTGCCGAGCGACTATATCAAGATCAACTCGGCCTTGGGCGACGCCACGCCACGCCACCTGGTCATCGTGCCGATCAACAATGACGGACGCATCAATGGTGTGATTGAGCTGGGCTTCATGCGCAAGCCCGAGCCGCTGGACATGGAGTTTCTTTCCTTGATTTCCGGCAACCTGGGGATCGCCATCGAGGCCGCATTGTCGCGCCAGCGCCTGCAGGATCTGCTGGCTGAAACCCAGCAGCTCAACGAGGAACTGCAAGTACAGCAAGAAGAACTGCGTACCAGCAACGAGGAGCTGGAAGAGCAGTCCCGTATCCTGGAAGAATCGCAAGCCACCCTGGAAAATCAGAAGGCCGAGCTGGAGCAAACCAATGACAAGCTTGCCGAGCAGGCGCTCAGGCTGGATGAAAGGAACGCCGCATTGCAGGAGGTGCAGGCCCAACTCCGCGAAAGGGCGGAGGATCTCGAGCGGGCAAGCCAGTACAAATCGGAATTCCTCGCCAACATGTCGCATGAGCTGCGCACGCCGCTCAACAGCTCCCTCATCCTCGCCAAACTGCTCGCCGACAACCGTGAAGGCAACCTCAGCGAGGAACAAGTCAAATTTGCGCAAACCATTTATTCCGCCGGCAATGACCTGCTCAACCTGATCAATGACATTCTCGACATTTCCAAGGTAGAGGCCGGCAAGCTGGAACTGAAGCCGCAGGAGCTCGCCGTCCAGCACTTGGCAAACTCGCTGCAGGCCGTATTCGAGCCGCTTGCCCAGCAGAAAAAGCTTGATTTCAGCATCGATATCAGCCCGCAAACCCCGGATACGATCTATACAGACCGCCAGCGTTTGGAACAGATATTGAAGAACTTACTCTCAAATGCCATTAAGTTCACCGATAAAGGCAGCATTTCCCTGCATATCTCCAACAATGCACATGACCAGATCAGCTTCACCGTGAAAGATTCGGGCATCGGCATAGACCCGAGCATGCATGAGGCCATCTTCGCGCCGTTCCGCCAGGTGGACGGCACCTCCAGCCGGCGCTATGGTGGCACCGGCCTTGGCCTGTCGATTTCCCGCAACCTCGCTGCCCTGCTGGGAGGTTCCATCAACGTGGAA from Methylobacillus flagellatus KT harbors:
- a CDS encoding FUSC family protein, whose protein sequence is MSRGNTGLAFMRRTRWRYMLLGMLRDWVREDAQTLIYIGKVLLACMLAMWVSLRFELEQPRTALLTVAIVMQTRTSMVLAKSYYRLIGTLVGIATSVLLVALFAQERVPFLVYLSLWISFCTAGSIVFRHHQSYAFVLAGYTICIVGLPATLNPGHTFDIAMTRLSEIMVGLACASLVSALVFPQGVGELLRNAVRKRFRDFSRLLCSLNREKLDEPAGQAATLRMASDIFELEIFHASSSMESSHSRAYREQLNMLNSEFMAVSTSFHSFEQLMRRLHTSGHPQVVDSLMVLFAPIQSAVLTHRREAQDELEARQVALTIDALVQRWPTHLNEVRSSLPSTLTDNEKLDFATGAELSLRILSELHAYVHTYASMRKPEKMGISKPRRSPRLGMHFDPLAALLAGLRGGLVFAVMSFLWIACDLRSGIEAITIATIASTLFASSPAPGRTVRQFIIGAVIGTALLYICNFHLLTQAQGFVMLALALCPAIAIAAWFTTRPAIAVIGSGIFIVFFLHIGFNNVFAADPVNFINEAIADLLAIMLAGLFYSLIDLTNDLWSRTRVAQALRELIRDACIQTPPPARAKLEAHARELLLRMGSARRVADAKDKEVVDWLLSTLEISQAVIALRLELDRTDDAIIRSSIDQSLLQLARLFAQPSSTLRRSAITSIAASIEYLQSKAPLGIPNHGQLLTMLHFIHGALLDKDSVLTPIAPLEDSSIPGALRHA
- a CDS encoding response regulator → MSGYQANNIDQTSFKRILRRNIMLPLGVGIASAALFVILIFNLLDSMNWVEHSERVIGKAQEVSKLAVDMESGMRGYLLSGDNSFLQPYLLSKPKIQAEISGLALLVKDSPAQTDRLKRTQAYIDQWHEYASQMISKRQASEDFMPILRQGNGKMQFDAIRNELAAFVAEEERILKTRSDSARKTTSFSLASYLLFVLGLTGFLGYFGRRELLSLSQNYEEVLRHQQEHADHQQRQTWLRTGQTALAELGIGQMALPQLGRTSLDFLARYIGAQVGAMYVREDDGALRRFSTYGFSPEHEQQDSVIRAHQGLLGQAVAENRTLDLDDLPSDYIKINSALGDATPRHLVIVPINNDGRINGVIELGFMRKPEPLDMEFLSLISGNLGIAIEAALSRQRLQDLLAETQQLNEELQVQQEELRTSNEELEEQSRILEESQATLENQKAELEQTNDKLAEQALRLDERNAALQEVQAQLRERAEDLERASQYKSEFLANMSHELRTPLNSSLILAKLLADNREGNLSEEQVKFAQTIYSAGNDLLNLINDILDISKVEAGKLELKPQELAVQHLANSLQAVFEPLAQQKKLDFSIDISPQTPDTIYTDRQRLEQILKNLLSNAIKFTDKGSISLHISNNAHDQISFTVKDSGIGIDPSMHEAIFAPFRQVDGTSSRRYGGTGLGLSISRNLAALLGGSINVESARGEGSSFTLLVPRQWQPAAMLPPPQPSPDPIQPVQQQEPPTKQPKQFSGPTFPDDREQAHGSKRLVLVIEDEPAFARILFDLAHEMGYQCLVAHAADEGLLVAEKYQPQAILLDIRLPDESGLSVLQTLKQNGLTRHIPVHVVSSEDHSEAALHLGAIGYALKPTTLEELKQVFARLEEKLSQKIKRVLLVEDDARQRESVHQLIADDDVEIIAVEFGEQALEQLRHNIFDCMIIDLKLPDMQGSELLQRMSSEDICAFPPVIVYTGRNLSRDEEEELLKYSRSIIIKGARSPERLLDEVTLFLHKVESELSSERQRMLQALRSRERVFDGRHILLVDDDVRNVFALTSALEQKGMKIEVARNGLEAIEKLNRIPDINLVLMDVMMPEMDGLEATRRIRADSRFERLPIIAITAKAMKDDQEQCMKAGMNDYLAKPIELSRLYSLLRVWLPAGLNHTE
- a CDS encoding DUF3008 family protein, which produces MPAKSKAQQMAAGAALAAKRGEASKKDLKGASRSMVESMSEQELEKLASTKHKGKPYKVERDSH
- a CDS encoding efflux RND transporter periplasmic adaptor subunit; this encodes MKDLYKHILRISLTLLVVVTAVIMGHMLWVRYMDSPWTRDGRVRADVVNIASDVSGLVTEVVVHDNQFVKKGDVLFRIDAERYHHALEEAEAKLEQRKINLALKRGQSTRRAMLDDQVISREDREDSDLITLAAKADLDQARAELGHARLNLERTEVRAPVDGWVSNLLVRPGDYAQAGEAKLALIDQKSYWVYGYFEEHKLALIHVNDPAEIRMLGTDFVLHGHVESLARGITDRDNPTDVRLLANVNPSFNWVRLAQRVPVRIHIDDIPENAVLVAGMTCSVIIHPVVKATKTAMPPA
- a CDS encoding DUF1656 domain-containing protein; protein product: MPRELAFLDALMPTLVLAFLAALMLYWLLDKALLWLGTYQFIWYRALFRLGLFVCLFCSLGLLIY